AGACGAACCAATCAAGCCGACGAGTCCGTATGCTGCATCGAAAGTGGCCTTCGATATGTACTTAATGTCTGTGCATAAATTTTTAAAATTTCCGATGAACATCATTCGACCGTCGAATGCGTATTGTCCAGGACAGTTGCTGCACCGTGTTGTTCCACGAGCTGTGATTAGTGGCCTGTTAAAGAAAAAGTTACCGCTTCATGGGGGAGGAAAAGCAGAAAAATCCTACATTCACGCACGCGACTTAGGCCGAGCGATTCACTTGGTTTCTGAAAAAGCTCCACTGGGAACAACCTACAATGCGGGTCCGCTTCAACCAACGGCCATTCGGACGTTAGTGGAAAAAACAGCGAATGCTTTGGACATGAAGTTCGACGAACTTTGTGAAGTGACCGAAGATCGACTTGGGCAGGACTCGCGCTATTGGTTAGATTCCGGCGCTATTAAGCGAGATGTAGGATGGGAAGCCGAAATCGATCTTGATGAAGGTCTTCGAGAAATGGTGGCCTGGGGAAGAAAATACCTCGATCAACTGAAAAATTGGCCAATGGATTATGTGTTGAGAGGATGACGTTATGACTAGTGTACAAACGGCCCATGATTCTGTGTTAGACACGTTTGATGTCTCGACGGCTCGTAAGCGGTGTTTGATGTATCGACGGCGAATCCTTGAAATTTCACAACAAGTGACGGCTTTACACGTCGCCCCTGCATTTTCTTGTCTTGAGATGGTTGATGTGATTTATCATCAACTGATGCGGCCTGACTCTCAAGCGGGTCAGCTGGTTTACCGTGATAGTTTTCTTATGTCGAAGGGCCACGGATGTCTCTCGCAATACGTCGTATTAGAAGATATTGGTGTGCTGTCCCGAACAGATCTCGAAGAATATTGTACTCCGATTGGACAATTAGGCGCCCATCCTGATTATGGAGTTCCGGGCATTGAAGCTTCCACAGGTTCACTTGGTCATGGTATGGGGATTGCGACTGGCATGGCGTATGCTGATCAAATTAAAGATGATGATCGCTCGACCTTCGTTTTGATCTCGGATGGTGAGTTACAAGAAGGCTCAACGTGGGAAGCGATGATGATGGCTGCCAATTTAAAATTACGAAACCTTGTTGCCTTCGTCGATCTCAACGACTTTGGTGGACTTGCTCGCATGAGCGATGGACATCCGGCTTTTTATCCAGTTTTGGACAAGATTCGTGCCTTTGGTTGGGAAGCGGTCGAAGTCAATGGACACGATAGTGCATCTATCGTGCAAGCGGTGAAAAGTCGTACTGGAAAGCAACCATATATGCTGGTTGGGAAAACCGTGAAGGGCAAGGGAGTGTCATTTATGGAGCATATTCCCATTTGGCATTATCGCTCTCCCAATCCAGAAGAGTATGCCCAGGCATTATCCGAGCTTGCAGAGGTCAGTGAATGAGAAACACATTTGCGAGTACCTTTTATGAGGCAGGGAAAAAAGATGCTCGTTTGTCGGTGGTCGTCGCGGATATTTCTCCGGCGGGATCCATACAAAAATTTCGCGAAGATTTTCCTGCCCGGTTTGTGAATACTGGAGTATCCGAGCAAATTATGATTGGCATGTGTGCGGGAATGGCGTTAAGAGGTCTTCGTCCGTTTGCGTATACCATTGCTACATTTACCTTATTTCGTCCATTTGAGTTTGTTCGAGACGACCTGTGTTATCAAAATCTTCCTGTCACGATCGTCGGCATTGGAGGAGGTGTGACCTATTCCACCTTGGGGAGTACGCATCATGCAATGGAAGATGTCGCAGTGGCAGGTGCGATTCCCAATATGTCCATCATTGCTCCCTGTGATCCGGAAGAAACCCGGGCAGCGACTCTCTGGTGCACGGAGCAGACGCGAGGTCCTGTATATTTGCGGCTTGGAAAAGCAGGAGAGCCTGACTTTACATCGCACGTGAGCGATCCATGGGAATTCGGAAAAATTCGATTTCTACAAAAAGGCCATGATGTCTGTATCCTTTGCTATGGGCCAATCATGAAGTTAGCGTTTCAATTGGCTCAAGCTTTTGAGAAGCAAGGAAAAACCGTCTCAGTTGTGTCGGTTCATACAGTAAAGCCATTAGACCGAACGGGACTCACCTCCGTACTAGCTGAACACAATCAGGTGATTGTACTTGAGGAATGTGTGCCTCGTGGGGGATTGGGGGGGCAGGTCAAAGAGCTTGCTTGGGAACAACAAGCACGGTGCCGCCTTGATACCTTTTCCCTTCGTGACGAATTCCTTCATTGTTATGGGACACATGCCGATTTACTCAAAGAGCATGGCTTAGAGCTTCACAGCATTTCAACTCGCTTAGGGCTTGTATGACAAGCCCAAGTTCCTCTCCCATTATCCTTACGAACACAAAGCTTGCGATGTATGGTGGCTCTCCAGTTCGGGTCACACCGATGCCTCCTCGCTATGCGCTTGGCGAGGAAGAGAAGGCGATGATTGAGCAAGTGCTTGCCTATTACCGTGATCGAAAAGTTGACCCAGGTTATCAAGGTCCATTTGAAAAACTTTACACTGACGAATTCGTTGCGATGATGGATGGAGGCTATGCCGATGCAGTAGCTACAGGCACCGCAGCATTATTTGTTGCCATCGCGGCTCTAGAATTGGCCAAGGGAAGTGAGGTGTTGGTCTCGCCCATCACAGACCCAGGGACCATTAGTGCGATCATCTTGAATGGACTCACGCCACGCCTTATGGATAGCAAGCAAGGAGAATACAATATCGGGGTCGACCAGTTTCTTGAACGCGTTACCCCCGCAACTAAAGCTGTAGTCCTCGTCCATGCTGTTGGTCGGGCGTGTGAAGTGGACAAAATTGTCCCAGAAGCGCGTAACAGAAATATTCGCGTGCTCGAAGATTGTAGCCAGGCTCATGGAGCAAAAATCTTCGGTCGTCCAGTAGGTACGTTTGGCGATATTGCCGCATTCTCCACAATGTACAGGAAGGCCCATATGACTGGGGCTTCCGGTGGTGTGGTGTATTCAAGAGATCTCGAACGATTTCGTCTTGCATTGGCGTATGCAGATCGAGGCAAGCCGCGCTGGCGTAAAGACTATGATGATCGAAACCCTAAAGGGTTTTTATTTCCAGCGTTAAATCTCCACACGGATGAAATTTCATGTGGTATTGGACTCGCTTCCTTGAAACGTCTTTCACATACTATGATGAGGCGTCTCTCATTTGTCGCCGATATTTCGGCGAAATTGCTCGAGAGCTCGAAAGTATGCCGACCCTATGGATATTCCCCAACTGATTCTCCCTTTACCTACCCAATTTTTGTAGACGAAAACTTCATTGATGTGAGTAAGATCGAATTCGCTTCAGCCGTGGAAAAAGAGGGAATTGGTCTCAGCCCGCATTATGAATATCTTGTTTCAGACTGGCCATGGGTGCATTCGTATTTGTCAGACGAATTCGTACCGATCAATGCGAAGCGGGTTCGTGATCAAACCTTTAATCTCTACCTGAATGAGAATTATGGAACACAAGAGGTTGAGGATATCGCGACTGCCATTTGCAAAGTGGAGCGTTACTTTACAAGGTAAGAGGGTTGCAAGAGTTTCGTGCGCAAGGCAGTCGCAATCAACTCATTAATGCGGGGCTTATCGTTATATCCGAATTTTGGGGATCTTGATCATCGTGTTTGCGAAGGTACAGATCGATCCGATACGAACTTCGGTGAATTTACATAGCTTTCAAAAGAAGGAGTACTTATTTGACTTGGACGAGATTTTAGAATTTAAACCACGAGCTAATGTGCATATGACTGCCATGCTGGATCATCACGATTCGATATATATATACAGATGATCGAGGAGGAAGAGTTGATTGGTTGTCTACTGAGTCGATGAACGTTAAATTTAACTTCGTCAATCTTCGTAAGCGATTTATCGCAATGAAGCAAGCGGAGAAGGAGTTATTGTTGCCAGGAGAGACATATGAAGGCACAAATTCATCAAGTCATAACCCAAGAAATTAAGCATCAGCTGTGAGTAAAGTGTTCAAGTCGAAACTCGGCGAATGATGGTTCCGTGGTGGCGTAAGGCGACAGTCGTAGTTCCTCGGTGTTTGTGTATTAATCGTAGGGTGTAAATTTTTGTTTAACATAACATGGCAGGGGATTATCCCTGTTTTTGGTTAGGGCATTGGTTGTTCAAGTCTCGTAGAGTTTTCTATATTCGTTGCCATTTCGTAAAATTCATGTTCCAGGACATCCAGTGTATCATCCTTCCAGACTAATCTCTGGAAACGTGTAGCAAACGGCAATTGTCCTCCGATTGTAAAGCCAATTTTAGAGATAATTTCTTCTGTCGTTTGTGGTACGGACGGGGTCACGATCTTAAAGATGAGGAGTCTCGTCCTTCTGTTGAGTGCACTCATGAATAAAGGGCCATTATTAATTCCTAGATTCAAGAAACTGCTTTCATAGAGCGACATTCGTAGCCATACGTTCCATGAAGCTTCCCGAAACACCTCGAATGCAGTCAGTGCTGGAGGAAGGGGATCTAATGTCCGTTCCGTATCAAGGATGAACACAGGGAAGAATTGTGTGGAGTCGAGACGGTTCGCAAATTCTATCCATGCGTGTATGTTGCTGTTTCGTGCTTTCATGAATGAGTAATCGCGCAGGGTAATCGTGATTAATTTTCGGCCAGATAGACGAGCGGTCAACCATTGTGTCACATAGCGTATCCCCTGGGCAGGACTTCGAAGGCATCCCGCTTCTTGGGCAAATGGAGAGTCAGGATTGATGTTCAAGAGTTCTGATGGGTGATGCGAGATTGGTAAATGTGGTTCGTAGAGTTCCGGGTAGATGTGAGACCCCGCCCTGGTTCGGTATTGATGCACATGTTGACGTGAGGGGAGGAGCGTATATCCTGCGAATGAAGGGACGAATGTCAAGATTGGCAACACGATGTTATGCAGTCGCCATCGTCTCGTTTCCGTGTCCACGGCGGATTCATACAGGGCCCGTTCCTCTCGAAAGCCATCATAGTTGCCGGGAACGATCACGAAGTGGATGTTCTCGAGACCTGCGTGACGTCGTGCGAGTTCTGCAGACGCAACAAACCAACTGACGTCGTATGTCACTGGAGCGACTTGAAGGTCGTAAAAAGCATAGAGTGTGTTATTGTTCATCATAAGGTCCGGATGATATTTCCGTGAAAGGTGTCGAGTGGGCCACAATGTAGCTCCAATGAGTTGCCGACATATTTTATGCACCGAACGTCCTTGTGACGTGTGTGGTGTGCGGTAGCGAAGTCTTCGCAGAAGCCACTGCAAACCTTCGGATCGTACGGTATCAATAAGGCTTGTGAGTTCGGTTTTGCTGGATCGAGCGTGTGAAGAATCTTGTTGCTGCATACATTGTGCTGAACATTTTGTGCAGGAACGTGCCGTATGGCGTGGGTAAAGATGTGTCAGGTCAAGGTTATTGTCGATAATTGAGACTAGCAATCCGAAGATGCCTTGTCAAAGATTTCATGTGTCATACTGTCCTTGAAGAGCTTCCGCGAGTACCTAAGTGATCGTGATAAGTTGGGGAGTGTCGTGCAACGCAGGGGAGCGTAGAAGATGACTAAGTCTCAAGTGGTTTCGACATCATCCCATGATCTTCCTGATGGAACGATTGTCTCGAATGAAAATATTCCTCCATTCTATTTTGTCGTGGTGTTTTGGGGTAAGCAATTTGCTCGATACTTGACTCGCTATTGTTTGCCGAGTTTACTGTCGACCAAAAACCTTCCTGCTCTGGGGGCGATGTCGCAGCATAAGTTTCTCTTTTGCACGACGAAGGAAGATTGGAATTCTCTTACGCAGACGACTATTTTTCTGCGACTACAAAAGCATATTACCCCTCACTTTATCGAAATTCCTCCTGCCCCACCTGAGAAGTCTGGCTGCGAGCACATGGGCGTAGGCCATAAGCTCGCAGCGCAACTGGCTTTTCAGGACCGAGCCTGTGGTGTGTTTCTCACACCGGATCTCATGGTCTCTGATGGGACGGTTTTGTCATTGCTCAGATGTGCCAAAGCTGGCTATAAAGTCGTGTTAACGGCAGCGCTTCGGTTTAGTGAGGAGTCATGGTTTGAGCAACTTAAGGGGTTTGGTTATCTTATGGATGAAGAGAGCCAGGATGCGTGTGATTCTCCTTTAACCTTGACAAGTCGACAAATGGTTCAAGCAGGAATCCAAAGCTTCCATAGTCAAACTCTACGCTACGAGTGGGAAGCGCCTTATTTTTCCAGCTTTCCTTGTGCTTGCTGGTGGCGAGTGCCTGGCGAGGATGGACTTGTTCTACATTCTCTCAGTTGGGCTCCATTTTTATGCGACTATTCGGCAATCTCGACGCATGATACGAGTGTGTTCGATGTCTGGACCTTAGATGGAGACTATATTCATCAAAATTTTAAACAATCAGAGGATATTTATGTTGTGACCGATTCGGATGAAATGATGCTCGTGAGTTGGGCTCCATCAGAAGATCGTGCTCAATCCACTCGGCCGAACCCTATTAAAGGTCTTCCAGTAGTAGGAAAATGGGTCAAGGGCGGGATTCTTAGAGCAGCCATGCTTAGCGGAATATTTGACGAATTAAAACAGCGGATTTTTTTCTTGCCCGTGAGATGGCATGCGAAAGAACTCACTGCAAATTGGGAAGTGACGGAACGACGGGCCCAGCAGACTTTGCAACACTACCTGTGGGATTGTAGGTCTGACTTGCCTGAGTCCGATGCAGGGTGTTACCCAAAATCGCATAAGACCTCAAAGACTTTCAACGAACATGTTCGCTACTATAGTTTTCTCCCGATGGTGACAATTGGACGTCTATGGATGATTCTGTCTGATCTTTATATGTTCAGGCGACGACTCACTTGGAAACTGGGGTTGGCTATGCGTGGAGACTCAGAAGTTTGGGGAAGAATCTTTCGACGTGTGGGGATTATTTGGAAGACGCTTCGCGGAGTGCCAATCAGGAACTTGTAGGACACGCTGCAAAACGTAAGTTTTCCCCTCTATCGCTGTGCACCAATTGTATGATCTTCAAGAACAGGCAAGCTGAATTTTCCGGAAGGCATTGTCGTGAGGAAATCATCTACTCTTATGCGATACCGGGAGCAAGCATTGAGGACCCCCTTTTCTGGGAAAACAAATTAGGATAGCGTCAGAATTTCTGAGAGCTTATCTTCATATTAAGGAGTACGATGATTGTACTTGGACTACATGGTGGCGTCACAATCGGACAACATGAGCCCTCCGCTGCGTTAGCGGTCAATGGAAAAATTGTGGCCTTGTGTGAAGAGGAACGTTATCTTCGGATAAAGTCTTGTTATGGGTATCTGCCACATCGAGCCATCAAAAAATGCCTCGAACAAGCCAATATCAAATGGGAGGATATTGATCTGATAGTGACCCCGGGTGTGACCTACGATGACTTTGCGTCTCGATGGCGAGATTACTTACGCCATATGTTTGGCTCTTGTCCGCGCCTAGAACTCATTCATCACCAAGAGGCTCATGTCGCCGCAGCATTCTACGCATCAGGTTTAGATGAAGCTGTATGTCTCTCGCTTGATGCGGCAGGTGATGGGGCATGTGGAATATTTGCCCATGCCAGTAAGAAAGATGGCATCAAGGTTTTACAAACACTTCCAACAAAGACATCGCTCGGGTTTTTCTACACACTCATGACCTATTACCTAGGTTTTGAGGAAGGAGATGAGTATAAAGTGATGGGGCTTGCACCCTATGGAAGGCCGACAGTTGATCTCTCCAAAGTTTTGCATCCAGTGCCAGGAGGTTGGGAATTTGACTGGTCGTTTGTTAGAAGTGAGCCGACTCCCAAGTCTCCGTTTGAGCCCTTGTATTCAAAACATTTGGTTGATCTACTGGGGCGTGCGAATCGTCGGCCAGATGAACCTGTAGATGATTTTCACCGAAATGTCGCACGTAGCGCGCAATGGGTGATGGAAGAATGTCTTGTCAGCACCATATCGGAACTGCGTCGTCAGGTTCCGGATGTTCGTCATCTTTGTTTCGCAGGGGGAGTCGCGCTTAATTGTTCTGCCAACCATAGACTACTCAAAGAGAGTCAATTTGAGACAATTTATGTCCCACCCGTTGCCTCAGACAGAGGATTAGCGATGGGATGTGCCTATTCCGGAGCAGTCATGCTAGGGGATTCCCCCTGGCAACTATGGGATCCTTATCTTGGGTCAAGCTACTCGAATGATCTCATTCGTAACGAGTTAGAAGCGAATGGCTGCAAATATGAGGAGATAGATGATCCGACAGAAGTCGGAGCAGAATTGTTGGCTCAGGGAAATATCTTGGGGTGGTACCAGGGACGATCAGAATGTGGTGCTCGTGCATTGGGCAATCGTTCTATCATATCTAATTGTGGATCAACTGAAATCCGGGATCTTGTCAATGCTCGTATCAAGTACCGCGAAGAATTTCGTCCTTTTGCACCTTCTGTCCTACAAGAACATGTTTCCACCTGGTTTGAGACTCACGGTTATGAAGACTTTCCTTACATGACGTTCACCTTGGATGCCAATCAGGAAAAGGCTGCGAATATTGCCGCGGTCGTCCACGTCGATGGAACTGCGCGTGTTCAAACCGTGCGCAGTTCCAATAATGAAATCTATCATCAGCTGATTCAACGTTACAGTCAGCAATCTAACGTCCCAGTCATTTTGAATACGAGCTTTAACTTGAAAGGACAACCTATTGTGGAGTCGCCTCGGGATGCGCTTATGACATTTTATGGTTGTGGTCTAGATGCTTTGGTGATGAATAACTTTGTCGTTCGTAAGTAACGACATGTGTAGTGATGGACTTATTGGCCAAAGTGTATAAACGGCTAGGAACCCCATCCGATGGTGTGGTCCTTGTCCATAGTGCATTTAAGCAGTTTGCGCGAGATGGCTATCGGGCTCCAATTGTGTTGAGATCTCTCGTCGAGTACTTTGAGCGAGGGACGCTCTTGATGCCAACGATGTCATGGCGGTACGTGAATGCCGCGAATCCACTGTTTGATGAGCTCGACACTCCATCTAATACGGGGATCTTGACAGAATTGTTTCGCACCGAATATGCCGATGTTCGTAGCCTTCATCCTACACATTCTGTTGCTGGTCGAGGAAAGATGGCCAGGACCTTGGTGCAAACACATCATTATGATGAAACTCCCTGTTCAAGTCGAAGCCCCTTTGGTCTGCTTTCACGACATGATGCGTGGGTGCTGATGCTGGGGATATCGATGGATTGTTGTACGTTGGTCCATTTTGGCGAAGAGTCGGTTGCTCCCGAACTCTATCTTCGGCCGTCTGATCAACGAGAAACGTATTCTTGTCGAGATCGAAAGGGGCAAGTATTCGAAGTCACTTTGCGACGGCATCGATTCCTGCCTCGCGATTATTTTCAGTTTCAAGATCAGCTTGCCGGAGAAGGGAAACTTCAGGTTGCCAGGATAGGGAATACGACCTGTCGGGCGTTTCGTGCTGTCGATATGGTACGCATAGTCACAGAGGCATTAAAACAATCACCTGATGCTATTCTTGCAAAACCAGGACAACGATACCGAATGATGTAAAGTCTGAGCATGAACCGCGTTAATCTTCACGGTGTCAGCCGTTGCAGAATATGGGAGATCAAAAGTTTCATGGTATGTATAAGAGCGTCGAGTGTCTAAACAACGGTTAAAATCTCTTCGACTCAGTGTTGGGAATGCCGTCGCGGGAATTATCCAGTTAGAGGATGGGCGTTACTTACTCCAACATCGGGATAATGTGCCGCACATTTGGTATCCGGATTGTTGGGGGTGTTTCGGTGGGGCTGCCCAAGAAGCCGAAGCGCCACTGGATACCTTACGTCGAGAACTTTTTGAGGAGCTGGAACTTGTACCTGAACAGGTGAGCTATTTTTCACGATTTGATTTCGACCTAGACCCAATAGGTTTAAAGAGCTATTATCGAATCTATTACACAATTTTGATAACGGAAGTCCAAGTCAGTCGTCTTGTTTTGCACGAGGGACAAAAAGTTGAAGCCTTTGCCGGTAAGGTAGTTTTTGAGCAGTTAGCCTTAGTGCCGTACGATGCATTCGCGCTATTTCTTCATTTTTCCAAAGATCGCATTGATGGAGAAGGAATTACGGATAAAAATCCGTGAGTTCAGAAAATCTCGGCCTGTGCAGGTCACGTTCAAGGATGGTCACTTGTTCTGAGGTGATCGGCCACGTAATCGCCAAATCCGGGTCGTCCCACGCAAGCCCCCGGGCGTACCTTGGAGCGAAGGGCGCTCCGAGTTTAAACATGACCTCTGTTTCTGGAGCTAATGTACAATAACAGTGGGCGAATCCTACGGGAATGAATATATGATTCCAATTGTCGGATGAGAGCTCTACGGCTACATGAGTGCCGAACGTTGGAGAGCTCTGCCGGAGATCAAGGTTTACGTCCAAGATACGTCCATGCAGAACTTGAATGAATTTCGCTTGTCCGTAGGGAGGGAGCTGATAATGAAATCCCCTCATGGTTCCTTGTTTAGGTGAGACGCAATGATTTTCATGAATAATGTCAAAATCGATACCTAATTCTTGGAAAAATAGTTTGTTGTAACTTGGCGAGACATGACCGCGGGTGTCGAGTCTGGGGGAAGACTTGAAGATTTTTAATTCTGGGATGTTTAAAGACTGAACATCGAGTCGCTCGATGATGATGTCCTCATCCTCACCAGATCTCTGTTCATTGTTCATGTGTATCCCGTTTGACTGATGCATGGGTAAATATAAAGGAATCACCCCTTACAGAGAAAGATCTCATGAAACATACTGCACCTTCTACCACATGGCTGTCTGAATTGGAATCACTGAAGCGAGTTGACGATATCCGAGCGAGGCTTGCGGAACGTTATCCAACGTTTTGTTCACACGTCTTGAAAGAGGTTATTATTTTAGGGGCAGCCGAAGAGGGCGAGCGCTTACTTGAATTATGTGTAGCTCATGGAATTGTGGTGCGAGCAATTGTTGATGATAATCCTGAGCGACAGGGGCGACAACTGATGGGGCATGTCGTGGCGTCAGTTGATTCTCTTGAGAATGTACGCCGAGAGATTCCCGTCATCATCGCTTCACATCGTGTGTTGAAGGCGCATGAACGCATGAAGTGCATGGGGTTTTCGTCTGTCGCCCCCTTCGCGC
The genomic region above belongs to Nitrospirales bacterium and contains:
- a CDS encoding DegT/DnrJ/EryC1/StrS family aminotransferase, with the protein product MTSPSSSPIILTNTKLAMYGGSPVRVTPMPPRYALGEEEKAMIEQVLAYYRDRKVDPGYQGPFEKLYTDEFVAMMDGGYADAVATGTAALFVAIAALELAKGSEVLVSPITDPGTISAIILNGLTPRLMDSKQGEYNIGVDQFLERVTPATKAVVLVHAVGRACEVDKIVPEARNRNIRVLEDCSQAHGAKIFGRPVGTFGDIAAFSTMYRKAHMTGASGGVVYSRDLERFRLALAYADRGKPRWRKDYDDRNPKGFLFPALNLHTDEISCGIGLASLKRLSHTMMRRLSFVADISAKLLESSKVCRPYGYSPTDSPFTYPIFVDENFIDVSKIEFASAVEKEGIGLSPHYEYLVSDWPWVHSYLSDEFVPINAKRVRDQTFNLYLNENYGTQEVEDIATAICKVERYFTR
- a CDS encoding dTDP-4-dehydrorhamnose 3,5-epimerase family protein: MNNEQRSGEDEDIIIERLDVQSLNIPELKIFKSSPRLDTRGHVSPSYNKLFFQELGIDFDIIHENHCVSPKQGTMRGFHYQLPPYGQAKFIQVLHGRILDVNLDLRQSSPTFGTHVAVELSSDNWNHIFIPVGFAHCYCTLAPETEVMFKLGAPFAPRYARGLAWDDPDLAITWPITSEQVTILERDLHRPRFSELTDFYP
- a CDS encoding transketolase; its protein translation is MTSVQTAHDSVLDTFDVSTARKRCLMYRRRILEISQQVTALHVAPAFSCLEMVDVIYHQLMRPDSQAGQLVYRDSFLMSKGHGCLSQYVVLEDIGVLSRTDLEEYCTPIGQLGAHPDYGVPGIEASTGSLGHGMGIATGMAYADQIKDDDRSTFVLISDGELQEGSTWEAMMMAANLKLRNLVAFVDLNDFGGLARMSDGHPAFYPVLDKIRAFGWEAVEVNGHDSASIVQAVKSRTGKQPYMLVGKTVKGKGVSFMEHIPIWHYRSPNPEEYAQALSELAEVSE
- a CDS encoding NUDIX domain-containing protein, which translates into the protein MSKQRLKSLRLSVGNAVAGIIQLEDGRYLLQHRDNVPHIWYPDCWGCFGGAAQEAEAPLDTLRRELFEELELVPEQVSYFSRFDFDLDPIGLKSYYRIYYTILITEVQVSRLVLHEGQKVEAFAGKVVFEQLALVPYDAFALFLHFSKDRIDGEGITDKNP
- a CDS encoding GDP-mannose 4,6-dehydratase; translated protein: MKTYAVLGGGGSFGIHTALYLMEQADVKKVIGIGRNPLRPEPFSLNVEKHPKYSYHAYHVTYELDLLLELLDKEKPEVIVNYAAQGEGAVSWKHSWRFFETNSMGLARLAEELMKRSWLERFIQIGTSEMYGSVTHATKEDEPIKPTSPYAASKVAFDMYLMSVHKFLKFPMNIIRPSNAYCPGQLLHRVVPRAVISGLLKKKLPLHGGGKAEKSYIHARDLGRAIHLVSEKAPLGTTYNAGPLQPTAIRTLVEKTANALDMKFDELCEVTEDRLGQDSRYWLDSGAIKRDVGWEAEIDLDEGLREMVAWGRKYLDQLKNWPMDYVLRG
- a CDS encoding AAC(3) family N-acetyltransferase: MDLLAKVYKRLGTPSDGVVLVHSAFKQFARDGYRAPIVLRSLVEYFERGTLLMPTMSWRYVNAANPLFDELDTPSNTGILTELFRTEYADVRSLHPTHSVAGRGKMARTLVQTHHYDETPCSSRSPFGLLSRHDAWVLMLGISMDCCTLVHFGEESVAPELYLRPSDQRETYSCRDRKGQVFEVTLRRHRFLPRDYFQFQDQLAGEGKLQVARIGNTTCRAFRAVDMVRIVTEALKQSPDAILAKPGQRYRMM